A DNA window from Castanea sativa cultivar Marrone di Chiusa Pesio chromosome 7, ASM4071231v1 contains the following coding sequences:
- the LOC142643709 gene encoding protein DMR6-LIKE OXYGENASE 2-like encodes MGEVDPAFIQEPEHRPKISYIEGQGIPLIDLSPIHSPDNVSAIEGLVKEIGSACKEWGFFQVINHGVPLEKREKIFSASRKFSALSAEEKSKVRKSEKKVYGHYDNEHTKNVKDWREVFDFTINDPVTVPASPEPDDEEVTEWKNQWPQYPPELREVCQEYTQEMVKLAYKLMELIALSLGLPADRFHGFFKDQTSYIRLNHYNPCPAPHLALGLGRHQDSGVLTILNEDDVGGLEVKRKTDGEWVRVKSTPDAYIINIGDTTQVWTNDEYESVEHRVVVNSERERFSIAFFLHASSYTMVEPLEELTSEQNPAKYRAYSWGKFITHRKRSNFQKLSVENVQISHFKISK; translated from the exons aTGGGAGAGGTTGACCCAGCTTTCATCCAAGAACCTGAACACAGGCCAAAAATCTCCTACATTGAAGGCCAAGGCATTCCATTAATCGATCTTTCTCCTATACACTCCCCTGACAATGTTTCTGCCATTGAAGGCCTTGTCAAAGAGATAGGCAGTGCATGCAAGGAGTGGGGGTTCTTCCAGGTGATCAACCATGGGGTGCCTTTAGAGAAGCGCGAGAAGATTTTTAGTGCATCGAGAAAATTCTCTGCGCTGAGTGCGGAAGAGAAGAGTAAGGTGAGGAAGAGTGAGAAAAAGGTGTATGGTCACTATGACAATGAACATACTAAGAATGTTAAGGATTGGAGGGAGGTGTTTGATTTTACCATAAATGATCCCGTTACTGTCCCAGCCTCGCCTGAGCCTGATGATGAAGAAGTCACGGAGTGGAAAAACCAGTGGCCTCAGTACCCACCTGAGTTAAG GGAGGTATGCCAAGAATATACTCAGGAGATGGTAAAGCTAGCTTACAAGTTGATGGAACTTATTGCTCTGAGCCTAGGCTTGCCAGCAGATAGGTTCCATGGCTTCTTCAAAGATCAAACCAGCTACATCCGACTCAATCACTATAATCCTTGCCCTGCCCCTCACTTAGCTCTAGGCCTTGGTAGACACCAGGATAGTGGGGTATTGACCATCCTTAACGAAGATGATGTTGGAGGATTGGAAGTGAAGCGGAAAACAGATGGAGAGTGGGTTCGAGTCAAATCCACCCCAGATGCTTATATCATCAACATTGGTGACACTACTCAG GTTTGGACCAATGACGAGTATGAAAGTGTGGAGCATAGGGTGGTGGTGAACTCAGAGAGGGAAAGGTTCTCCATTGCATTTTTCTTACACGCATCATCCTACACCATGGTTGAGCCCTTGGAGGAGCTGACAAGTGAGCAAAACCCTGCTAAATATAGGGCATACAGCTGGGGCAAATTTATAACTCACAGAAAACGGAGTAATTTCCAGAAACTCAGTGTTGAAAACGTCCAAATTAGTCATTTTAAGATATCAAAGTAA